CGGTTACATAAGCTGGGGTTTTCGGTACTGTTAATTGATTATCGTGGCTACGGACGCAGCGAAGGCAAATTTCCCACCGAAAAAAGTGTATATCGGGATGCAGAAACTGCTTGGAATTATTTAATTAAAGAACGGCATATTTCGCCAAAAGATATTTTTATTTACGGTCATTCTCTGGGAGGTGCGATCGCGATCGATCTAGCAGTGCAACATCCAGACGCAGCAGCGTTAATAGTACAAAGCTCGTTTACCTCAATGGGTCAAATGGTGAATGAAAGACCCAATTTTAGGATATTTCCGACAAATCTAATTCTTCACCAGCGGTTTGATTCTATTCGTAAAGTCCGTTTGCTGAAAATGCCTGTCCTTTTCATTCACGGTATGGACGACAGTGTGATACCATATAGGATGAGTCAAATGCTGTTTGCGGCAGCCCCAGAACCAAAACAATTGTTCGTCGTTCCCAAGGCAGACCATAATAATGTAGCTGATATCGCGGGGGTCAAATATATCCAAACTGTTCAAAAATTC
The window above is part of the Argonema galeatum A003/A1 genome. Proteins encoded here:
- a CDS encoding alpha/beta hydrolase; its protein translation is MAKILVPPLIKLLKVLVVSIALAYSSACLFLFWWQNHFIFFPSSVIEITPATFARFEDVWLPVFNSYGKVERIHGWWIRGKGQRTLLYLHGNGINIGANVYHAIRLHKLGFSVLLIDYRGYGRSEGKFPTEKSVYRDAETAWNYLIKERHISPKDIFIYGHSLGGAIAIDLAVQHPDAAALIVQSSFTSMGQMVNERPNFRIFPTNLILHQRFDSIRKVRLLKMPVLFIHGMDDSVIPYRMSQMLFAAAPEPKQLFVVPKADHNNVADIAGVKYIQTVQKFVEFAERKTNK